In the genome of Cynocephalus volans isolate mCynVol1 chromosome 15, mCynVol1.pri, whole genome shotgun sequence, one region contains:
- the CTHRC1 gene encoding collagen triple helix repeat-containing protein 1 — translation MRPGGPAASPPRILGLLLLLLLQLPAPSSASETPKGKQKALLRQREVVDLYNGMCLQGPAGVPGRDGSPGANGIPGTPGIPGRDGFKGEKGECLRESFEESWTPNYKQCSWSSLNYGIDLGKIAECTFTKMRSNSALRVLFSGSLRLKCRNACCQRWYFTFNGAECSGPLPIEAIIYLDQGSPELNSTINIHRTSSVEGLCEGIGAGLVDVAIWVGTCSDYPKGDASTGWNSVSRIIIEELPK, via the exons ATGCGCCCCGGGGGCCCCGCCGCCTCCCCGCCGCGGATCCTCGGCCTCCTGCTGCTCCTACTGCTGCAGCTGCCCGCGCCGTCGAGCGCCTCCGAGACCCCGAAGGGGAAGCAAAAGGCGCTGCTCCGGCAGAGGGAGGTGGTGGACCTG TATAATGGAATGTGCTTACAAGGGCCAGCAGGAGTGCCTGGTCGAGATGGGAGCCCTGGGGCCAATGGCATTCCTGGTACCCCTGGAATCCCAGGTCGAGATGGattcaaaggagaaaaagggGAATGCTTGAGGGAAAGCTTTGAGGAGTCCTGGACACCCAACTACAAGCAGTGTTCATGGAGTTCACTGAATTATGGCATAGATCTTGGAAAAATCGCG GAGTGTACATTTACAAAGATGCGTTCAAACAGTGCTCTAAGAGTTTTGTTTAGTGGTTCGCTTCGGCTAAAATGCAGAAACGCATGCTGTCAGCGTTGGTATTTCACATTCAATGGAGCTGAATGTTCAGGACCTCTTCCCATAGAAGCCATAATTTATCTGGACCAAGGAAGCCCTGAACTGAATTCAACAATTAATATTCATCGCACTTCCTCTG TGGAAGGACTTTGTGAAGGAATTGGTGCTGGATTAGTGGATGTTGCTATCTGGGTTGGTACTTGTTCGGATTACCCAAAAGGAGATGCTTCTACTGGATGGAATTCAGTGTCTCGCATCATTATTGAAGAACTGCCAAAATAA